The region CAGACAAAAATTGATTTTGAAATGTAATGTCAATAAAGGGATTAATAAACTGTAGTTTGCCGGCCGCAACTTCTGCTTTATATTTACCTACATCATTGGTTGTAAAAAGTAACTGGCGCTGCAAATTAGACTCACTTACAATATCACCATCCAGAATATGTATCTTTCCAATACCTGCCGCAGCCATATACTGTAAAGCCGGACAACCTAATCCTCCTGCACCAATTAATAATACTTTAGCTTGTTTTAGACGTAACTGTCCCTCTAAACCAATTGCTTTTGTTTTTAATTGGCGGTCATATCTTAATATTTCATCGTTTGTGAGCATGGTTATCCTCCTGAAAAGGGCGGCATAACAGAAACAGAATCGCCGTTTTTAAGTGGTGTATTTTGATGGATAAAAATATTGTTGTTAGCGAGTAGAAGATTGTACTTAGCAAATTCAGGAAATTGTGATGTAAGCGCATTCTTCAACTCATTAGTGTTGTTAACATTTTCAAATATTAAATTTGAATTTCCTGCCAACTCTGCTAAGACACCAAATAAAGTAACATTAACTTTTCCCATTAAATGCTTTTCTATTTCAATTAATTCTGTTTTTGTATTAATATTTTTTAATGAGTCAGGTGTTATACCATCAACATTACTGACATCGATGTAGTGAACGTTTAGGTGTTGTAATGCACTAATTACACTTAATTTATCTTCTTCGATAAGTGATTTAAGGGTTTCAGTAATCTTTTTATTATAGATACCACAAAGCGGCTCGATGTTATTATTGTGTATTAATACGCTTGCATCTGAGCTATAATCGGCGTGTGAAATTAAGTAGTTAATTACCGCATTGTTCAATAAAGGTATATCACAACTAACAAAAAGATTATTTTGAGAGGAGGAGTGTTTTAATCCTGTATATATACCCGCTAAAGGGCCTTTATTTTTAATAAGGTCTTCAAGAATAGGGTACCCAAGGTAATTATAATTCGATGTATTACTTATAATAGTAATAGAGTCGGAGTGCGATTGAATGGCCTCGATAATTCTAACAACAAAAGGTTTACCCAAATGTAATACCAAACCTTTATCGGTGCCCATACGTGTACTTTTGCCACCGGCAAGAACAAACGCATGAAGAGTATTTGGTTTTTTTGGCATCGTTATAGGCGCAGGTGAATAACGCTATGTATATTTATAATGTTTTACTCTGAGTTTTTAAAAACTCATTAAATTTAAGTTTAATCTCTTTATAAAGTTTAATTACTTTTTCTCCTTCCAACGTTAAAACGCTACCGCCGCCGCCTACGCCGCCTGATGCTTTGTGAACTAACGGCTTATTGTATTGTTTATTCATCGATTCTATTTGCTCCCAAGCTTGCCTATAACTCATTTTCATTTCTTTCGCGGCTTTATTAATTGAACCGTGAAGTTTAATTTTTTCAAGAAGCGCAATTCTACCTTCTCCTGCAAAAGTGCCTTTAGAGGTTTCAAGCCATATTCTTCCGTTGATATTCATTTTTAGTCAAAAATATTTTATTTGTATATAATATTCAATGATTATAATCATATCAAATGATATTCTATGAATTCCCCCTTTTTAACTTCACTGGCATCTTCAGGTATTATAGCTAAGCAATTTGCCATTGCAAATGAAGTTAATTTATAAGATTCCTGATCGGGGAGAATGGTAATTCCGTTATCATCAACCATAGCCTTTAAAAAATGGGTTAAACCCGCTTTCTTTTTATAATCATTCAGAAGCTTCGCTTTTTTAGGCAATATATTATCGGGCTTAACTGATGAGAGTGATTGTATGAATGGCAAGACGTATTCATACAAGCAAGTAAGTGTAGCGGCGGGATTACCGGGTAAACCAAATACAAATTTGTTTTTATTTCGTCCAAAGTAAAGTGGTTTGCCGGGCTTCTGTTTGATTTTATAAAATACTGTTTGAGTTTTCAAATTTGTTAGTGCAAGTTGGACTAAATCATATTTACCAACTGAAATCCCTCCGCTTACCAAAACAATATCCGATTGTTGAAAGGCTTTTTTTAGTTGATTTTGTAATTGTTTTAATGAATCCTTAGAATAGGAAGATCCGCTTATCTCAATGTTATACTCTTTTAAAAGTGCGGTTATCATTACAGAATTACTTTCATAGATTTGGCCGGCGCTTAATTTCGATCCGGGTAAAGCAAGCTCATTTCCGCAAACAATTATACGAACCTTTGGGGTTTTTATAACTTTAAGTTGCGCATGCCCGGCAGTAACAGCAATAGCGATTTTTGCAGCGTTCATAATGCTTCCTTTTTCAAGAATTAATTCGCCTTTTTTGAACTGGGAACCTTTATGCCGAATATTATCATCTTTTGAATACCCTGAGGAATTAAATTGTAATTTATTATTCGAGTCAATATTAACGTGCTCCTGTGGAATCACAAGATTACAATTTAAAGGAACTTTTGCCCCTGTGAAGATTCTCACAGCGGTATTAGGTTTTAACTTAATTTTTTTGTCACTGCCTGCACTAATTTCAACATCTGATTCTAAACATATATTGTCTAGTTTACCAAATGCTTCAGTATTTATTGCGTATCCGTCCATGGCCGATTGATGAAATGGGGGTGAGTCACATTTGGCAATAAGATCTTCACCTAACGCCAGACCAAAAACGTTATCAATATTCATTCTAATTAAACCCTTGGGTCTGCTATTAGATTCTTCTAAAAGTTTGATTTTAGCGTCGTTAATTGAAATCATAGTTCAAAGTAATAAACAATGCTAAATTAAGAATATGATTAAAATCATCAAAAAACAGAACATATGTCTGCTTCCACAGGGCACTAACGAGGTACTTTTGACCCAATTACAAGCCTCTAAGCAATGGAAACAAAAAACATTCAATCCCCGAGTTGCGCAAATTGCATCACTTGTTCTCAAAGCATTTTTTCAGTGTTTAGAGGGGATGAACTTGCTACACTAAGCGCTAAGAAGCATTATCAATTATACAAAAAGGGACAATATATTTTTAAGGAGGGTGCTGAACCACGCGGTATATATTGCATTCATGATGGAAATGTAAAAATAACAAAGGCGAGTGAGGAGGGGAAGGAGCAAATAGTTCGTTTAGCTAAGCCGGGTAACTATATTGGCTACCGCGCTTTATTATGTAATGACATTTATCAAGCTTCTGCAATTACACTAGAAGATACACATGTGTGTTTTTATCCTAAGGAAGTTTATTTCGAATTGTTGTATTCAAAACCAGAAATTGCTGCTCAAACAATAAATATTCTCTCACGCGATTTAAGGTTTGCTGAAAACATGATGCTGAATATGGCGCAAAAAAACGTGCGCGGAAGAGTTGCAGAAATTCTCTTAATTCTTGAAGAGTTCTATGGGATTTATGAGAAAGACGGAACCATTAACGCAACATTTAAAAGAGAGGATATTGGGCATATCGTTGGAACAACCACCGAAACCAGTATTAGAATTATTTCTGAATTTGCAAAAGAAGCCATAATTGAATTAAAGGGAAAAAGAATACGTATAGTGGATAGACAAAGAATTACGGAACTGTCGAATCGTATGGATAATAGTTTGAAAAAATGATTAGAATCATATTTAAATAAGTAAACCTTAGTCATATTTGTATCGGAATTTATCAGATTAAAAACTAAAAAACATGTTTATGAAAGGAAAGTCAATAATAAAAACTATAAGCATTTTTAGTTTATTTGTTGCTACCGTACAATTACCGTTAGCGGCGCAAAACGGTGAAGCAACGTTTAAACAATCTTGCGGCGTTTGTCACTCAATAGGTAAGGGCAAACTTGTTGGTCCGGATTTGAAGGATGTGAATAAACGAAGAAGTGAAGAGTGGATTTTGAAATTTGTCAAAAGTTCACAAGCATTTATTAAAAGTGGTGATGCGGATGCAAAAGCAATTTTCGACGAGTATGGAGGAATGATTATGCCAGACCAAAATTTGAGTGATGATGCTATTAAGTCAGTTATTGCATATGTTGCTGAGCAGAGTGGTGGAGCAGTATCAGCGCCGGTTGCTGAGGCTGCACCTAGCCAAACTGAAACTAAGGACACCGCTAACTTGGCTGACCTTATTTTAAAGGGAAGATTGTATTTTGAAGGAAATACCGCCTTCAAAAACGGAGGTGCTTCTTGTATCTCATGCCATAACGTTAATTATAAAGATATGATTGCAGGTGGCGTGCTTGCAAAGGATTTAACGAATTGCTATGCCCGATTAGGCGGTGATGCGGGAATTAGCGGATTGCTTTCTTCGCCACCATTTCCTGCCATGACTCAGGCGTTTAAAAATAATCCATTAACGCAAGATGAGATAAAGGCTTTATCTGCATTTCTTCAAGACGCAGATAATCCTCAAGCACCACAAACTGCAGGGATGAACCCATTATTAATCGGCGGACTGATTGGATTTATGATTTTATTCGGTTTAATACTTCTTGTATGGAATAAAAGAAAAATCAAATCAGTAAAAGGCGATTATCACGGACGTCAAATTAAAACTATTAACTAACTAAATCCTTAAAATTATGAGCTGGATTGAAGATATAATTTCTCCGAAAACCCGTAAATGGGAAGAGTTTTACAGAAACCGTTGGCAACACGATAAAGTTGTAAGGAGCACGCATGGTGTTAACTGTACCGGCGGTTGTTCTTGGCAAGTATACGTTAAAGACGGAATTGTTGTTTGGGAAACACAAGCATTAGATTATCCTTTGTTAGAGGAAACTTTACCACCATATGAGCCTCGCGGCTGTCAACGTGGTATCTCTTACTCATGGTATTTATACAGCCCAATTCGCGTTAAGTATCCATTAATTCGTGGAGCTTTATTAGATTTATTTAAAGAAGAGAAACAAAAATGCGGTGATGCCTATACCGCATGGGAAAGCCTTCAGAATAATCCTGAAAAAAGAAAGCGTTATCAAAAAGCAAGAGGTAAAGGAGGTTTCAGAAGAGCTAAATGGGATGAGGTTGTTGAATTAATTGCAGCCGCTAATCTTTATACTATTAAGAAATATGGTCCAGACCGTGTAATTGGTTTCTCGCCAATTCCTGCCATGTCGATGTTAAGTTATGCTTCAGGTGCTCGTTACCTGCAATTAATTGGGGGCGTTAACTTAAGTTTCTACGATTGGTATTGCGACCTTCCTACAGCATTTCCAGAAATTTGGGGTGAGCAAACTGACGTATGTGAGAGTGCTGATTGGTATAATTCTAAATTCTGTGTGTCAATGGGTGCAAACCTTGGTATGACTCGTACACCTGACATTCACTTTTTCTCTGAGTCGAAACATAACGGTACTAAAACAGTTGTAATGTCTCCTGATTTTAGTATGGTTGCAAAACACGCCGATCAATGGATTCCGTGTCATGCCGGTTCTGATGGTGCTTTCTGGATGGCTGTTACTCATGTTATTCTTAAAGAATTCCATGTCGACCGTCAGGTTCCATATTTTATGGATTATGTAAAACGTTATACGGATTGCCCTTTTATAGTTGAATTAATAAAAGATGGTGATAAATATTTACCAGGAAAATTAGTACGCGCTAATACAATCTCAAAATATCAAAACGTTGAAAATGGCGATTGGAAATTCTTGAACGTTGATGCCGCATCAGGAAAACTTGTTATGCCAAAGGGCTCGATGGGACAACGTTGGGATAAAAACAAGACAGGTAACTGGAATTTGAAATTTGAAGACGGGGAAGATAATGGCACTTACGACCCAACATTAACTTTCATTGATAAAAAAGATGATGTATTAAGTGTTGAGTTTACTGAATTTGGTTTAGATAAAAAAGCAGTACGTGGTGTTCCGGTAAGATACATTGATACAGTTAATGGAAAAATACCGGTAACTACTGTTTATGATTTAACGATGGGTCAGTATGGTGTTGGTCGCGGTTTATCGGGCGAATATCCAAAAGATTATAACGACGAAAAACACGCATATACTCCGGCTTGGCAAGAAATATTTACCGGCGTAGGTCGAGATACAGTTTTACAACTAGCAAGAGAGTGGGGAAACACAGCTGAAATTACAAAAGGTAAATGTATGGTTATTGTTGGAGCGGCTATTTGCCACTGGTTCCATAATAATTTAATGTATCGTTCAGCCATCATGACCCAAATGCTCACTGGCTGTAATGGAGTAAATGGTGGCGGTATGAATCACTACGTTGGTCAGGAAAAATTAGCACCAATGGATTCATGGTCAACAATCATGTCGGCAAAGGACTGGCAGGGCGCTAACCGCTTACAGCAAGGACCGATTTGGCACTACATTAATTCCGACCAATGGCGCTACGATAATAATCAAGCACTGTATAATAAAGTTCCTCAAGGAAGTAAATTAGGGAATATGCACTCCGCTGATTTCATTGCCATGTCGGTTCGAAACGGTTGGATGCCATTCTATCCTCAATACAGTAAAAACAATTTACAAATTGCAAAAGATGCAATTAGTACCGGCGCAAGTAATGATGATGAAATCAGAAATTATGTTGTAAAACAACTCAAGTCGAAAGAACTAGGATATTCTGTAATGGATCCTGATAATGAAATTAACTTCCCACGTAATTGGTTTATTTGGCGCGGTAATGCTTTAATGTCGAGTGCTAAAGGTCATGAGTACATGTTAGATCATTACCTAGGTACGCATACTAATAAAATTGCCGATGAGGTTGCTAAGGACGAGGTTTACGAAGTGATTTGGAGAGAAGCACCAAAGGGAAAAATGGACTTGGTAGTAGACATTAACTTCCGTATGGACACAACGGCTCTTTATTCAGATATTGTTTTACCAACAGCATCTTGGTATGAAAAGGCAGACATTAATAGTACAGATATGCACTCATTTATTCATCCTTTGAGCGCTGCTGTTGCACCTGTATGGGAAGCAAAAACAGATTGGCAGATTTTCCAATACATTGCTAAGGTGTTTAGTGAAATGGCAAAAAATCATTTCCCTGCTCCTGTAAAAGATATTGTGAATGTTCCGCTTTCTCATGATAGTATTGATGAAATATCACAACCAAAACTATTAGATTGGTACAAAGGCGAGTGTGAACCTATTCCTGGAAAAACAATGCATAAAATTGCAATTGTTGAGAGGGATTACACGCAAATCTATAACAAATTTATTTCATTAGGACAAAACCTATTAAATAATCAAATCGGAGCTCATGGTGTAAGCTTTATGGCCGATGATGTTTATAAAAACATGTTAAACGATAAACGTCACGTACAAAAAGTTAACAATACAGAGTACCCTTCACTGAAAGAAGATATTGAGGCGATTAATTCTATTCTTAAATTATCTTCCCTTACCAATGGAGAATTAACTGTAAGAGCCTACACTAACATGGAGAAGAAGAC is a window of Bacteroidota bacterium DNA encoding:
- a CDS encoding NTP transferase domain-containing protein, with translation MPKKPNTLHAFVLAGGKSTRMGTDKGLVLHLGKPFVVRIIEAIQSHSDSITIISNTSNYNYLGYPILEDLIKNKGPLAGIYTGLKHSSSQNNLFVSCDIPLLNNAVINYLISHADYSSDASVLIHNNNIEPLCGIYNKKITETLKSLIEEDKLSVISALQHLNVHYIDVSNVDGITPDSLKNINTKTELIEIEKHLMGKVNVTLFGVLAELAGNSNLIFENVNNTNELKNALTSQFPEFAKYNLLLANNNIFIHQNTPLKNGDSVSVMPPFSGG
- a CDS encoding LysR family transcriptional regulator, producing MNINGRIWLETSKGTFAGEGRIALLEKIKLHGSINKAAKEMKMSYRQAWEQIESMNKQYNKPLVHKASGGVGGGGSVLTLEGEKVIKLYKEIKLKFNEFLKTQSKTL
- a CDS encoding molybdopterin molybdotransferase MoeA, with the translated sequence MISINDAKIKLLEESNSRPKGLIRMNIDNVFGLALGEDLIAKCDSPPFHQSAMDGYAINTEAFGKLDNICLESDVEISAGSDKKIKLKPNTAVRIFTGAKVPLNCNLVIPQEHVNIDSNNKLQFNSSGYSKDDNIRHKGSQFKKGELILEKGSIMNAAKIAIAVTAGHAQLKVIKTPKVRIIVCGNELALPGSKLSAGQIYESNSVMITALLKEYNIEISGSSYSKDSLKQLQNQLKKAFQQSDIVLVSGGISVGKYDLVQLALTNLKTQTVFYKIKQKPGKPLYFGRNKNKFVFGLPGNPAATLTCLYEYVLPFIQSLSSVKPDNILPKKAKLLNDYKKKAGLTHFLKAMVDDNGITILPDQESYKLTSFAMANCLAIIPEDASEVKKGEFIEYHLI
- a CDS encoding Crp/Fnr family transcriptional regulator; the encoded protein is METKNIQSPSCANCITCSQSIFSVFRGDELATLSAKKHYQLYKKGQYIFKEGAEPRGIYCIHDGNVKITKASEEGKEQIVRLAKPGNYIGYRALLCNDIYQASAITLEDTHVCFYPKEVYFELLYSKPEIAAQTINILSRDLRFAENMMLNMAQKNVRGRVAEILLILEEFYGIYEKDGTINATFKREDIGHIVGTTTETSIRIISEFAKEAIIELKGKRIRIVDRQRITELSNRMDNSLKK
- a CDS encoding c-type cytochrome, whose protein sequence is MKGKSIIKTISIFSLFVATVQLPLAAQNGEATFKQSCGVCHSIGKGKLVGPDLKDVNKRRSEEWILKFVKSSQAFIKSGDADAKAIFDEYGGMIMPDQNLSDDAIKSVIAYVAEQSGGAVSAPVAEAAPSQTETKDTANLADLILKGRLYFEGNTAFKNGGASCISCHNVNYKDMIAGGVLAKDLTNCYARLGGDAGISGLLSSPPFPAMTQAFKNNPLTQDEIKALSAFLQDADNPQAPQTAGMNPLLIGGLIGFMILFGLILLVWNKRKIKSVKGDYHGRQIKTIN
- a CDS encoding nitrate reductase subunit alpha, which produces MSWIEDIISPKTRKWEEFYRNRWQHDKVVRSTHGVNCTGGCSWQVYVKDGIVVWETQALDYPLLEETLPPYEPRGCQRGISYSWYLYSPIRVKYPLIRGALLDLFKEEKQKCGDAYTAWESLQNNPEKRKRYQKARGKGGFRRAKWDEVVELIAAANLYTIKKYGPDRVIGFSPIPAMSMLSYASGARYLQLIGGVNLSFYDWYCDLPTAFPEIWGEQTDVCESADWYNSKFCVSMGANLGMTRTPDIHFFSESKHNGTKTVVMSPDFSMVAKHADQWIPCHAGSDGAFWMAVTHVILKEFHVDRQVPYFMDYVKRYTDCPFIVELIKDGDKYLPGKLVRANTISKYQNVENGDWKFLNVDAASGKLVMPKGSMGQRWDKNKTGNWNLKFEDGEDNGTYDPTLTFIDKKDDVLSVEFTEFGLDKKAVRGVPVRYIDTVNGKIPVTTVYDLTMGQYGVGRGLSGEYPKDYNDEKHAYTPAWQEIFTGVGRDTVLQLAREWGNTAEITKGKCMVIVGAAICHWFHNNLMYRSAIMTQMLTGCNGVNGGGMNHYVGQEKLAPMDSWSTIMSAKDWQGANRLQQGPIWHYINSDQWRYDNNQALYNKVPQGSKLGNMHSADFIAMSVRNGWMPFYPQYSKNNLQIAKDAISTGASNDDEIRNYVVKQLKSKELGYSVMDPDNEINFPRNWFIWRGNALMSSAKGHEYMLDHYLGTHTNKIADEVAKDEVYEVIWREAPKGKMDLVVDINFRMDTTALYSDIVLPTASWYEKADINSTDMHSFIHPLSAAVAPVWEAKTDWQIFQYIAKVFSEMAKNHFPAPVKDIVNVPLSHDSIDEISQPKLLDWYKGECEPIPGKTMHKIAIVERDYTQIYNKFISLGQNLLNNQIGAHGVSFMADDVYKNMLNDKRHVQKVNNTEYPSLKEDIEAINSILKLSSLTNGELTVRAYTNMEKKTGMPLLQHGIGSKDVKIDYKDLQSQPRRYNNSPLWSGLMDNGRAYCAYTYNVDCLVPWRTLTGRQSFYLDHDGYIAFGEHLPTYKPSPTPQAYGDLRKTVNDGKAKMLNVLTPHGKWHIHSTYGDTLRMLTLSRGMEPCWMSEQDAAELGIKDNDWVEVYNDHGVYCTRACVSARIPKGVCIVYHSPERTYSQPKSQIRGGKRGGGHNSFTRVHLKPNLMLGGYGQFSYHFNYWGPVGVNRDTHVLVRKMEKLEF